The proteins below are encoded in one region of Pontibacter deserti:
- a CDS encoding sensor histidine kinase: MGSNNFEWKVIIRVVFLLITLSIPAVAIINGWSELLVFWLPVVVYQVYELIKFLKQAQQELNQFIESVHYRDFSRYFNESHTYNQLRSLRKGFNEINATFKTINREKETQFQNLQKVMELVNTGILTYNVESGEVVLMNEPLKKLLHLPYMKTLHYLAKKDEDLYKEVIKLEPGHTKITTAHTSYLEKNSFKLLLSATAFQNDGQHYKLVAFQNVNEALDETESEAWQKLLNVMTHEIMNSVAPISSLANTLKHRLQEITIKGASADDVDDLEVGVETIKRRSEGLLRFAETYRNLSKITKLNLTTVYVQELFSNLQRLMAPTLAQKNIQLDINLKDPAISLKADTNLLDQVLINLLVNAMEAVKDQPDPHITLTAYTDSENKTVIRVIDNGTGMSREVQEKIFIPFFSTKKQGSGIGLSLCKQIMMLHRGSIQVQSEEGEGTAFSLRFV, from the coding sequence ATGGGTTCTAACAACTTTGAGTGGAAGGTCATCATCAGGGTAGTTTTTCTGCTGATTACCCTTAGTATACCGGCTGTTGCTATTATCAATGGCTGGTCTGAGCTTCTTGTTTTCTGGTTGCCGGTAGTTGTTTACCAGGTATACGAACTCATAAAATTTTTAAAGCAGGCCCAGCAAGAGCTAAACCAGTTCATAGAGTCGGTGCACTACCGGGACTTCTCCAGGTATTTTAATGAAAGCCATACTTATAACCAGTTACGATCGCTTCGGAAAGGCTTTAATGAAATAAACGCAACTTTTAAAACGATAAACCGGGAGAAAGAAACACAGTTCCAGAACCTGCAGAAGGTGATGGAGCTGGTTAATACTGGCATCCTGACATATAATGTCGAAAGTGGCGAAGTGGTGCTGATGAACGAACCGCTTAAAAAACTGCTGCACCTCCCCTACATGAAAACGCTGCATTACCTGGCTAAGAAAGATGAAGACCTATATAAAGAAGTAATAAAACTGGAGCCCGGGCATACAAAAATCACCACCGCCCATACTTCTTACCTCGAAAAAAATTCTTTTAAGTTACTTCTATCAGCAACAGCTTTTCAGAATGATGGCCAGCACTATAAACTGGTAGCTTTCCAGAACGTGAACGAAGCGCTCGACGAAACAGAATCGGAAGCATGGCAGAAGCTCCTGAATGTGATGACGCATGAGATCATGAACTCTGTTGCACCTATTTCATCGCTCGCTAATACGTTAAAGCACCGGTTACAGGAAATAACTATAAAAGGCGCCTCTGCAGATGATGTGGATGACCTTGAAGTAGGCGTAGAAACTATAAAACGCAGAAGCGAAGGCTTACTACGCTTTGCCGAAACGTACCGTAACCTGAGCAAGATTACAAAGCTTAACCTGACAACGGTATATGTGCAGGAGCTTTTCAGTAACCTGCAGCGGCTTATGGCACCTACCCTGGCACAAAAGAATATCCAACTAGACATCAACCTAAAAGACCCCGCCATATCTTTAAAAGCAGATACAAACCTGCTGGACCAGGTGCTGATCAACCTGCTGGTAAATGCTATGGAAGCTGTTAAAGATCAACCTGACCCGCACATTACTCTTACCGCTTATACCGACTCTGAAAACAAGACAGTTATCAGGGTTATAGATAATGGTACTGGTATGTCCAGAGAAGTACAGGAAAAAATCTTTATACCATTTTTCAGTACCAAAAAGCAGGGAAGTGGTATAGGCCTTAGCTTATGTAAACAGATCATGATGCTGCACCGCGGAAGTATACAGGTACAATCTGAAGAAGGAGAAGGAACCGCTTTTTCGTTACGATTCGTATAG
- a CDS encoding peptide MFS transporter: protein MDLTEPKIPEAPASTGHPKQLYMLFFAEMWERFSFYGMKALLLAYMVTELKFDEPKGYAILGSYAALVYTMPLFGGVMADKYLGYQKAVTFGGILMSIGHLVLAVPEDWSFFYGMAFIICGNGFFKPNVSNLVGTLYANNDPRKDSGFSIFYMGINIGAALGGLLCGYVGQQINWHYGFGLAGIFMIVGLIVFALGKKSLQERGLPPDAAALKKPLLGIPTEIIIYGASLLIIPVIVALFHRYEIMDFIMFGLGAVSFLYILVTAFKMDPVARYKLFAALVLISFSTLFWAFYEQNAGSLNLFAMRNVDMHAGGVELPALSVNNFLPPAWVIALSFFFAWLWPALNRRGMEPSTPGKFGLSFVLLGLGFCVFYAACKLGSDTGLISLPAFILGYFFIICGELCISPIGLSMVTKLSPARIVGMMMGIWFFASAIGEFLAGKIGALMSVPENVVDNPVLSLPYYADIISQIGMYSIGIGILLILISPLIRRWMSDVR, encoded by the coding sequence ATGGATTTAACAGAACCTAAGATTCCTGAAGCACCGGCTTCTACAGGTCACCCGAAGCAGTTATACATGTTGTTCTTTGCTGAAATGTGGGAGCGTTTCTCGTTCTACGGCATGAAGGCATTGCTGCTGGCTTACATGGTAACAGAGCTGAAATTTGATGAACCGAAAGGCTATGCTATACTTGGTTCGTATGCCGCTTTGGTTTATACCATGCCCCTGTTTGGTGGTGTAATGGCCGATAAGTACCTGGGTTACCAGAAAGCCGTAACGTTTGGTGGTATATTAATGAGTATTGGCCATCTGGTACTGGCTGTGCCCGAAGACTGGAGCTTTTTCTACGGTATGGCTTTCATAATCTGCGGTAACGGGTTCTTTAAACCCAATGTATCAAACCTGGTTGGTACGCTATATGCCAATAATGACCCCCGCAAGGATAGTGGGTTTTCCATTTTCTACATGGGGATAAATATTGGGGCTGCGCTGGGCGGTTTGCTCTGCGGGTATGTAGGCCAGCAGATTAACTGGCACTATGGTTTTGGTTTGGCTGGTATTTTCATGATAGTAGGACTTATCGTTTTTGCGCTGGGTAAAAAGTCGTTGCAGGAACGCGGTCTTCCGCCTGATGCTGCTGCTCTTAAAAAACCACTGCTAGGTATACCAACCGAAATCATAATTTACGGAGCCTCTCTGCTGATTATACCTGTTATAGTTGCCCTTTTCCATCGGTATGAGATAATGGATTTCATTATGTTCGGGTTAGGCGCTGTTTCCTTCCTCTACATTCTGGTTACAGCCTTCAAGATGGATCCGGTAGCCAGGTATAAATTATTTGCGGCGTTGGTTCTTATTTCTTTCTCTACGCTGTTTTGGGCATTTTATGAACAAAACGCAGGCTCGCTTAACCTGTTTGCCATGCGCAATGTAGATATGCATGCAGGTGGAGTAGAATTGCCGGCTTTATCGGTTAACAATTTTCTGCCCCCTGCCTGGGTTATTGCGCTCAGCTTCTTCTTCGCCTGGTTATGGCCTGCTCTTAACCGCAGAGGCATGGAGCCATCTACTCCGGGTAAATTCGGACTCTCTTTCGTGCTGCTTGGTCTTGGGTTTTGTGTGTTTTATGCTGCCTGCAAATTAGGTTCTGACACTGGGCTTATCTCATTGCCTGCCTTTATACTTGGCTACTTCTTTATCATCTGTGGTGAGCTTTGTATCTCTCCTATTGGTCTGTCTATGGTTACCAAGCTGTCACCGGCAAGAATTGTAGGTATGATGATGGGCATCTGGTTCTTTGCCAGCGCCATTGGTGAGTTCCTGGCTGGGAAGATAGGCGCTTTAATGAGTGTTCCTGAAAATGTAGTAGATAACCCTGTGCTGTCGCTGCCATACTATGCTGACATCATTAGCCAGATCGGGATGTACTCGATCGGTATTGGTATTTTGCTTATACTTATCAGTCCGCTGATTCGCAGATGGATGAGCGATGTACGCTAA
- a CDS encoding SDR family NAD(P)-dependent oxidoreductase has product MENGKTILIVGGTSGIGRATAGLAAARGYNVVIAGRSEQKAQEVIDENALKGYPIQFISTDIANGKQVQDLVSQVVHMHGRLDYACNSAALDEGLGIRLADVEEEDYDHQMGVNLKGIWLCMKYQIRQMLQQGSGSIVNISSINGLGGAEGASIYSAAKSGILALTKSAAQEYATEGIRVNALCAGAFRTPMLEGVFTKTNAADPSAVEEMYKSVIPMHRIGTPSEAAEAILWLLSEQASYVTGHSMIVDGGFSSSMR; this is encoded by the coding sequence ATGGAAAACGGTAAAACAATACTTATAGTTGGTGGTACCTCCGGTATAGGCAGAGCTACTGCCGGCTTAGCAGCTGCGCGGGGTTATAATGTTGTAATTGCAGGGCGCAGTGAGCAGAAGGCACAGGAGGTGATAGATGAAAATGCTCTTAAAGGTTATCCTATACAATTTATTTCTACAGATATAGCAAACGGTAAACAGGTGCAGGATTTGGTGAGCCAGGTAGTTCACATGCACGGCAGGCTTGATTATGCCTGCAACAGCGCTGCCCTTGATGAAGGCTTAGGCATACGTCTGGCTGATGTGGAAGAAGAAGATTATGACCATCAGATGGGTGTTAACCTGAAAGGAATATGGTTGTGTATGAAATACCAGATCAGGCAGATGCTGCAACAAGGTAGCGGGAGTATAGTTAATATTTCTTCTATCAATGGCCTTGGCGGAGCAGAAGGGGCTTCTATATATTCTGCTGCAAAAAGTGGTATACTAGCCCTTACCAAGTCTGCAGCCCAGGAATACGCCACAGAGGGAATCAGGGTAAACGCGCTGTGTGCCGGAGCTTTCAGAACACCCATGTTAGAAGGTGTATTTACCAAGACGAATGCGGCAGATCCTTCAGCTGTTGAAGAAATGTATAAATCAGTTATACCAATGCATCGTATCGGCACACCTTCCGAAGCTGCAGAGGCTATACTTTGGTTACTATCAGAACAGGCATCTTATGTAACCGGGCACTCAATGATTGTTGATGGAGGGTTTAGTTCCAGTATGCGATAA
- a CDS encoding response regulator: MSFQPLTLAIADDHTLFRKGLLEIIKLYPEITVVADAGNGAELIEEIELKLLPNIVLLDLEMPEMDGIATARYILSKYPEVKILIVSMYGELPLVDKLVREGVHGYLLKSAEPEELREALQLLVMGKNYFSPLIGNASFF; the protein is encoded by the coding sequence ATGAGTTTCCAGCCACTTACCCTCGCCATAGCCGACGACCATACCCTTTTCAGAAAAGGCTTGCTGGAAATTATAAAATTATACCCTGAGATTACTGTTGTTGCAGATGCCGGAAATGGCGCAGAACTGATAGAAGAGATTGAGCTGAAGTTGCTGCCTAATATTGTATTGCTTGACCTGGAAATGCCTGAAATGGATGGCATAGCGACGGCACGTTATATCTTAAGCAAGTATCCGGAGGTGAAGATTCTGATTGTATCTATGTATGGAGAGTTGCCTCTAGTTGATAAACTGGTAAGGGAGGGCGTACATGGTTATTTGCTTAAGAGTGCTGAGCCGGAAGAATTGCGTGAGGCATTGCAGTTACTGGTAATGGGCAAAAACTACTTCTCGCCGCTTATCGGTAATGCCAGTTTCTTTTAG
- a CDS encoding sensor histidine kinase, with protein MLKILQPLFIITPVLLALAIAIIGFVFKYQRRMLEHQENLRQLQEAKQRQLLDATLQAQESERRRVARDLHDEVGVMLALVKLNVHQLTAQTENIERGHQTKNLLEEVITSVRHISHDLMPASLEKAGLSRALEGLKNFVPAVSGLQLYFTSNDPEKRLSPRTELFLYRVVQELLNNTLKHARASNIKIDLNFEVEQLQVNYEDDGIGFDHEPSSEPGNDDKQGKGLGLMNIQARVELLDGTLDYTSAPAKGTKAFISVPIS; from the coding sequence ATGTTAAAGATTTTACAACCGCTCTTTATTATTACTCCTGTATTGCTTGCTTTGGCTATAGCCATTATTGGGTTTGTTTTTAAGTACCAACGGCGTATGCTGGAGCACCAGGAAAACTTACGACAGCTTCAGGAAGCTAAACAACGCCAGTTGCTGGATGCTACCTTACAGGCACAGGAATCTGAACGCCGTCGTGTGGCGAGAGATCTGCACGATGAAGTAGGAGTGATGCTGGCTCTCGTAAAATTAAATGTACACCAACTTACAGCACAGACAGAAAACATTGAAAGAGGGCATCAGACCAAGAATTTACTGGAAGAAGTAATAACCAGTGTACGGCACATTTCCCATGACCTGATGCCGGCATCTCTGGAGAAAGCAGGTTTATCGCGTGCATTAGAAGGTTTAAAGAATTTTGTACCTGCAGTTTCTGGATTACAGTTATACTTTACCAGTAACGATCCGGAGAAGCGCCTCTCCCCAAGAACAGAGCTATTCTTATACCGTGTTGTGCAGGAGTTACTGAACAATACGCTAAAACATGCAAGGGCATCCAATATCAAGATAGACCTTAACTTTGAGGTTGAGCAGCTACAGGTAAACTATGAAGATGATGGAATAGGGTTTGATCATGAACCATCATCAGAGCCGGGAAATGATGATAAGCAGGGTAAAGGGTTGGGCCTTATGAACATTCAGGCAAGAGTAGAGTTATTAGATGGAACACTTGATTATACTTCAGCTCCGGCTAAAGGTACAAAGGCTTTTATTTCTGTTCCTATTTCGTAA
- a CDS encoding HYC_CC_PP family protein — protein sequence MKLYRQIILLTLTLLVLVSSTGMAVGMHLCGGELRDVSFFGAEADCPMEQQKQKLPACHKVPDKNDSAKDCCDDHTLVFEHADATSDSKALILTKALDLKFVAAFKAVILQFFAPETDLKPTYALYESPPIARDIPVLVQSFLL from the coding sequence GTGAAACTATACCGCCAAATCATATTGCTAACCTTAACTTTGCTGGTGCTTGTCTCCTCGACGGGTATGGCTGTGGGCATGCATTTGTGTGGTGGTGAGTTGCGTGATGTTTCTTTTTTCGGTGCCGAGGCTGATTGCCCAATGGAGCAGCAGAAACAAAAGCTGCCGGCCTGTCATAAAGTACCTGATAAAAATGATTCCGCTAAGGACTGCTGCGATGACCATACCCTGGTATTCGAACACGCTGATGCTACCTCAGATTCCAAAGCACTTATACTTACAAAAGCTTTAGACCTGAAATTTGTAGCTGCATTTAAAGCAGTTATACTTCAGTTTTTTGCACCTGAGACTGATCTCAAACCAACGTACGCGCTCTACGAGTCGCCCCCTATTGCCCGGGATATTCCTGTTCTCGTGCAATCATTCCTCCTATAA
- a CDS encoding efflux RND transporter permease subunit, with product MIAKLISFSLRNRFIVLLIAAALFGWGLYSVQTNKVDAIPDLSENQVIVFTEWMGRSPQIIEDQITYPLVTNLQGLPEVKYVRGSSMFGMSFIYVIFEDETDVYWARERVLERLSSVGNMLPEGVAPTLGPDGTGVGHILWYTLDAPGMDLGEQRALQDWYIKFGLQNVKGVSEVASFGGFQKQYQVTIDPNKLTYYKLSIPQVIQSIRANNNEAGGRKFELSDIGYIIKTTGYLQSAEEIQNIAIATNNTIPVRVRDVASVQMTGESRLGIFDVNGEGEAVGGIVVMRYGENADEVIDNVKVKMEEVAEGLPKGVKFNIVYDRSGLINESIDSIRTTLIEEMLVASAIVFLFLFHWRSALVILIQLPLSVAIGFILLNAFGISSNIMSLTGIALSIGVIVDDAIVMVENAYRHLADAQKGKKWMEEE from the coding sequence ATGATTGCGAAATTAATTTCCTTTTCGCTCCGTAACCGTTTCATTGTGCTGCTTATTGCGGCAGCGCTGTTCGGCTGGGGCTTATATTCGGTGCAGACAAACAAGGTGGACGCTATCCCCGATCTGTCTGAAAACCAGGTGATCGTTTTTACCGAGTGGATGGGCCGCAGCCCGCAGATCATCGAAGACCAGATCACCTACCCGCTCGTGACCAACCTGCAGGGCCTGCCCGAGGTGAAGTATGTGCGCGGCAGCTCGATGTTTGGCATGAGCTTTATCTATGTGATTTTTGAAGATGAGACCGATGTGTACTGGGCACGCGAACGGGTACTGGAACGCCTGAGTTCTGTAGGTAACATGCTGCCCGAAGGCGTTGCTCCTACCCTTGGCCCGGACGGTACGGGCGTAGGACACATACTTTGGTATACTTTAGACGCACCGGGCATGGACCTGGGCGAGCAGCGCGCATTGCAGGACTGGTACATAAAATTCGGTTTGCAGAACGTGAAAGGTGTGAGTGAAGTGGCCTCTTTTGGCGGTTTCCAGAAACAGTACCAGGTAACCATCGATCCGAATAAACTTACCTACTATAAGCTTTCCATACCACAGGTTATCCAGTCCATCCGGGCTAATAACAACGAAGCCGGCGGCCGCAAATTCGAGCTCTCCGACATCGGTTATATCATCAAAACAACTGGCTATTTACAATCTGCTGAAGAGATTCAGAACATTGCCATTGCGACCAACAACACCATTCCGGTACGCGTGCGTGATGTGGCGTCGGTGCAGATGACGGGCGAAAGCCGACTAGGTATTTTTGATGTAAACGGTGAAGGCGAGGCAGTAGGTGGCATTGTAGTAATGCGTTATGGTGAGAATGCCGATGAGGTAATAGACAATGTAAAAGTGAAGATGGAAGAAGTCGCCGAAGGTCTTCCGAAAGGTGTGAAATTCAACATCGTCTACGACCGCAGCGGTCTGATTAATGAGTCGATAGATTCCATCAGAACTACCCTTATCGAAGAAATGCTGGTGGCCTCGGCCATCGTATTTTTGTTCCTCTTCCATTGGCGCAGTGCCTTGGTTATACTTATTCAGTTGCCGCTTTCGGTTGCCATAGGTTTTATACTTCTCAACGCCTTCGGTATCTCCTCCAACATTATGTCACTAACCGGTATCGCCCTGTCCATTGGTGTGATCGTGGACGACGCCATTGTAATGGTAGAGAACGCCTACCGGCACTTGGCGGACGCTCAGAAAGGTAAAAAATGGATGGAAGAGGAATAG
- a CDS encoding efflux RND transporter permease subunit, protein MKLSKEDRIRIIEKAAKQVGPSVFWSTIIVITSFLPVFLLTGQEGKLFGPLAWTKTFILIVDAIVAITLTPVLISFFLKGKFKEETANPINRALERVYGPLLRWCLNWRKTTIGVNIIALLVAIPMLFSLGTEFMPPLDEGSILFMPVTLPDISNAEAKRILQVQDKIIKSVPEVESVLGKAGRASTATDNSPISMIETIIMLKPQSEWREGITKQDIIRELDTKLQIPGVVNGWTQPIINRINMLATGIRTDVGVKVYGQNLDSIAAVSERVRGALRNVEGVNDLYVEPITGGKYLEIDINREALSRYGLTVDDVNMIVESALGGTPIGNTIEGRQRFSINVRLAQEYRNSVERIQRIPIQAAAAGTIPLSSVATVGFTDGPPMITSENAQLRGAVLFNVRDRDLGSTVKEAMEKISNEVTGIPNGYYLEWSGQWENQVRATQTLQLIIPLVVIIIFLILYFSFNSLKEAFFSLVTIPFALIGGVFIVYFYGVNLSVAVAVGFIALFGMAIETGMLMVVYLNEAMKELVEIKGNSHETITKQDIRDFVFKGAVKRLRPKIMTVSVSLFGLIPVLWATGVGTDVMLPIVLPLIGGVFTSSIHILLVTPVVFEMVKEYELKKHGKLDIYDVKH, encoded by the coding sequence ATGAAATTATCAAAAGAAGATAGAATCCGGATCATTGAGAAAGCTGCCAAGCAGGTGGGCCCGAGCGTGTTCTGGAGTACCATAATTGTAATTACCTCCTTTCTGCCGGTGTTCCTGCTAACAGGTCAGGAGGGCAAGCTGTTTGGTCCGCTGGCGTGGACGAAGACGTTCATCCTTATCGTAGACGCCATCGTGGCGATCACGCTTACGCCTGTGCTCATCTCTTTTTTCCTGAAAGGGAAGTTTAAGGAAGAGACAGCTAACCCGATAAACCGGGCACTGGAGCGTGTGTATGGACCTTTATTGCGTTGGTGCCTGAATTGGCGCAAAACAACTATAGGCGTAAACATTATTGCATTACTGGTGGCTATTCCCATGCTCTTTAGTTTGGGAACGGAGTTTATGCCGCCGCTGGACGAAGGCTCTATCCTGTTCATGCCGGTTACGCTGCCCGATATTTCGAATGCCGAAGCCAAGCGCATTCTGCAGGTGCAGGACAAGATCATCAAATCAGTGCCGGAAGTGGAAAGCGTGTTGGGCAAAGCTGGTCGTGCCAGCACTGCCACCGACAACTCCCCTATCAGTATGATCGAGACCATCATCATGCTCAAACCGCAGTCGGAGTGGCGCGAAGGTATAACCAAACAGGACATCATCCGCGAACTGGATACCAAACTGCAGATTCCGGGTGTAGTGAACGGCTGGACCCAACCGATCATCAACCGCATTAACATGCTGGCAACCGGTATCCGTACCGATGTGGGCGTAAAAGTATACGGCCAGAATCTGGACTCTATTGCGGCTGTTTCGGAACGGGTGCGTGGCGCGCTGCGCAATGTGGAAGGCGTAAATGACCTTTATGTAGAGCCGATCACAGGCGGCAAGTACCTGGAGATCGACATCAACCGCGAAGCCCTGAGCCGCTATGGTTTAACTGTAGACGACGTGAACATGATTGTGGAATCTGCCCTGGGCGGTACACCGATCGGCAATACCATCGAAGGTCGTCAGAGATTTTCTATCAACGTGCGCCTGGCGCAGGAGTACCGCAACAGCGTAGAGCGTATTCAACGCATTCCGATCCAGGCAGCTGCTGCGGGTACAATTCCACTTTCTTCGGTGGCAACGGTTGGCTTTACAGATGGCCCACCGATGATCACATCTGAAAATGCGCAGTTGCGCGGAGCCGTACTTTTCAACGTGCGCGACCGCGATCTGGGCAGCACCGTGAAGGAAGCCATGGAGAAGATCAGCAACGAAGTAACAGGTATACCAAACGGCTATTACCTGGAGTGGAGCGGCCAGTGGGAAAACCAGGTACGCGCTACCCAAACGCTGCAGCTTATCATTCCGCTTGTGGTAATAATTATCTTCCTGATCTTATACTTCTCTTTCAACTCCCTGAAAGAAGCCTTCTTCAGTTTGGTCACGATCCCTTTCGCGCTGATCGGCGGCGTGTTCATCGTCTACTTTTATGGCGTGAATTTATCGGTGGCTGTGGCAGTGGGCTTTATTGCGCTGTTCGGTATGGCCATCGAAACGGGTATGCTGATGGTGGTGTACCTGAACGAAGCTATGAAAGAGCTGGTAGAGATCAAAGGCAATTCCCACGAAACCATCACCAAACAGGATATCCGCGACTTTGTATTTAAAGGTGCCGTGAAGCGCCTGCGTCCGAAGATCATGACGGTGTCCGTATCGCTGTTCGGTCTGATTCCGGTACTATGGGCAACGGGTGTGGGTACCGATGTGATGTTACCGATCGTGCTTCCGCTTATCGGGGGCGTATTTACCTCTTCCATCCACATCCTGCTGGTAACGCCGGTAGTGTTCGAAATGGTGAAAGAATATGAATTAAAGAAACACGGCAAACTGGATATCTACGATGTTAAGCATTAA
- a CDS encoding TolC family protein yields the protein MNLDSVLQRISNNNPMLQMYESRSKAMDAYSEGAKSWMAPMVGGGVFMSPYPGAEVMEDRDKGSIMVSAEQDVPNPVKLRAKEKYMKSRAGIELAAKDVTYNQLRAEAKTAYYNWVVLEKQMAVLKDNERIMEFMLKLARIRYPYSQGKLGSIYKAEARLHEVKNMQLMTANQIEQQNVQLNTLMNLPKDQKYKIDTTVTIPEPAILAVDTTYLTGARSDVRQLDRTIESMQLNVQMEKLERLPDFKLRFDHMYPRDPMMPQQFTAMGMISIPIAPWSSKMYKANTKAMNLEIQSMQRERESILNEAQGMARNMALELNTMRQQADNYNNKIIPAFKKNYDVTMLAYEQNNADLPLVIDAWESLNMAQMEYLKILQSLFQMTVNYEKEIER from the coding sequence ATGAACCTGGACAGTGTGCTGCAACGGATCAGCAATAACAACCCCATGCTGCAGATGTACGAAAGCAGATCTAAAGCTATGGATGCTTACTCCGAAGGTGCTAAAAGCTGGATGGCTCCTATGGTTGGCGGGGGTGTTTTCATGTCACCTTACCCAGGCGCTGAAGTGATGGAAGACCGCGACAAAGGTTCAATCATGGTTTCGGCGGAGCAGGATGTGCCCAACCCTGTTAAACTGCGAGCCAAGGAAAAATACATGAAGTCTCGTGCTGGTATTGAGTTAGCTGCAAAGGATGTTACTTATAACCAGCTTCGTGCTGAAGCCAAAACTGCTTACTACAATTGGGTGGTGTTGGAGAAACAGATGGCAGTGCTGAAAGATAACGAGCGCATTATGGAGTTCATGCTGAAGCTGGCCCGTATCCGCTACCCCTACAGCCAGGGCAAACTGGGCAGCATTTACAAGGCGGAGGCCAGGCTGCACGAAGTGAAGAACATGCAGCTGATGACGGCTAACCAGATCGAACAGCAGAACGTGCAGCTCAATACCCTGATGAATTTGCCTAAAGATCAGAAGTATAAAATTGACACCACGGTAACCATACCGGAACCTGCCATACTTGCTGTAGATACTACCTACCTGACCGGTGCCCGCAGCGACGTGCGCCAGCTCGACAGAACGATCGAATCGATGCAGCTGAATGTGCAGATGGAGAAACTGGAACGATTACCGGACTTTAAACTGCGCTTCGACCACATGTACCCGCGCGACCCAATGATGCCGCAGCAGTTCACGGCGATGGGCATGATCTCGATACCGATTGCGCCCTGGTCGTCGAAGATGTACAAGGCCAACACCAAAGCCATGAACCTGGAGATACAAAGCATGCAGCGCGAGCGCGAATCTATCCTGAACGAAGCACAAGGTATGGCCCGCAACATGGCCCTGGAGCTGAACACCATGCGCCAGCAGGCAGACAACTATAACAACAAGATCATCCCGGCTTTTAAAAAGAACTATGATGTGACCATGCTTGCTTACGAGCAGAACAACGCCGATCTGCCTTTGGTGATCGATGCCTGGGAGTCGCTGAACATGGCCCAGATGGAGTACCTGAAGATCCTTCAGTCACTCTTCCAGATGACCGTGAACTACGAAAAAGAGATAGAAAGATAA